In Mercurialis annua linkage group LG6, ddMerAnnu1.2, whole genome shotgun sequence, the following are encoded in one genomic region:
- the LOC126688185 gene encoding proline--tRNA ligase, cytoplasmic-like, giving the protein MSHNSTLYTTSVEAFIPDTGRGIQGATSHCLGQNFAKMFEINFENEKGEKSMVWQNSWGYSIRTIGVMVMVHGDDKGLVLPPKVASVQVVVIPVPDKDADTQGIFDACTETVDALRKAGIRAKSDVNDNYSPGWKYSHWELKGVPLRIEIGPKDLENNQVRIVRRDSGVKKDISRTNVAEQVREKLDEIQQSLFDAAKQKRDASIEIVRTWDEFTEALGQKKMILAPWCDEEEVEEDVKRRTKDEIGAAKSLCTPFDQPELPEGTKCFASGKPAKIWTYWGRS; this is encoded by the exons atgagCCATAACTCAACACTTTACACAACCAGTGTTGag GCATTTATCCCTGACACGGGACGAGGTATCCAAGGCGCAACTTCTCATTGTTTGGGTCAAAACTTTGCCAAAatgtttgaaat aaattttgaaaatgaaaaaggagaaaagagtaTGGTCTGGCAGAACTCTTGGGGCTATAGTATTCGAACG ATAGGGGTGATGGTGATGGTTCATGGAGATGACAAAGGCTTAGTGCTGCCACCTAAAGTGGCATCTGTTCAAGTTGTAGTGATTCCTGTGCCCGACAAAGATGCCGATACTCAAGGCATTTTTGATGCTTGTACTGAAACTGTGGATGCCTTACGCAAGGCTGGCATTCGTGCTAAAAGTGACGTTAATGACAATTACTCTCCTGGTTGGAAGTACTCCCATTGGGAGTTGAAAGGTGTACCCCTAAGGATTGAAATAGGGCCAAAGGATTTGGAAAATAATCAG GTACGCATTGTCCGTCGTGACAGTGGAGTTAAAAAAGATATAAGCAGGACAAATGTGGCTGAGCAAGTCAGAGAGAAACTAGACGAGATTCAACAAAGTCTTTTTGATGCTGCTAAGCAAAAGCGTGATGCTTCCATTGAAATTGTAAGGACTTGGGATGAATTCACAGAGGCTTTAGGCCAGAAGAAAATGATCCTGGCTCCTTGGTGTGATGAGGAG GAAGTGGAAGAAGATGTGAAACGGCGAACCAAGGATGAGATAGGAGCGGCTAAGAGCCTTTGTACTCCATTTGACCAGCCAGAGCTCCCCGAAG GCACAAAATGCTTCGCCTCTGGAAAGCCAGCAAAGATATGGACATACTGGGGCAGAAGTTAG